GTCGCCGACCCGCTACTCCTCGCCGGCCTCACCCTGGAGTTCCTGCGGCGCCGCCTGGGCGGCGAGTTTGCCGTCGAGCGTCTTTGTCAGCACCTCGATCCGCTGCTCGGCTCCGTCGAGAATGGATCGGCAGTGCTGGATCAGCCGGCAGCCCAGTTCGTACTGCTCGATCGAATCCTCGAGCCCCACCTCGCCGGACTCGACCTGTTCGACGATCTCGCGCAGCTTGGCGATCGCCTCCTCGAACGTCAGCTTTTCCAGGTTCGGCAATTTGCTCTTCTTGTCCGTCATGGCACCCGTCCCGCAACAAGTCACATCCATCCGCGGCCAAACGCCGCCCGATCACCCATTATAGCACGCATCGCCGCCGCTTGTAGCCTGTTGTGGTCCCAGCGAAACTTGCCCTTGTCATCGTCCGCCCGCCGATCCATAATGGGCCCATGATCCACGCCGAGCCCAGACAGACGCGACGCATACGCTTTATCAACCCGCGAAGCCCGCTGTCCACCATCGTCATTCCGGGCGTCATCCAGCGGATGACCATGGGCCGCAAGGCCCTGTTCGCCCCGCTGAACCTGACGATCTGCGCCGCGCTGGTCCCGCGAGACTGGTCGGTCGAGATCGTCGACGAGTGCGCGATGGACCAGCCGCACCAGGCCCGCGCCGACGTGGACCTGGTCGGGATCGGGGCGATGACCACCCAGTCGGCCCGGGCCTACGAAATCGCCGACGCCTACCGGCGGCTCGGCATCACCGTGGTCATGGGCGGCATCCACCCGTCCGCCCTGCCGGATGAGGCCCTGCAACACGCCGACGCGGTTGCCATCGGCGACGCCGAATCGACGCTGCCTCACGTCCTGGCCGACTTCGAGGCCGGCCAGCTCAAGCGCAAGTACCACTGGCAGGAACTCGGAACCGCTGAGATCACCACGCCGCGCAAGGACCTGCTGAACCCCAAGGACTATCTGACCTTCCACCCGATCCAGACCACCCGCGGCTGCCCACACAACTGCTCGTTCTGCACGACGCCGGCGATCTTCGGCCGCAAGTTCCGCCAGCGGCCGATGGACAAGATCGTCGAGGAAATCCGCGAGGCCAAGGAGGTCCACGGGGCCAATTTCTTTATCTTCTCCGACGACAACTTCGCGGGCAATCGCGAATGGGCGCTGGAGCTGTGTCAGCGGCTGATCCCGCTGAAGATCAACTGGGCCTCG
The sequence above is a segment of the Phycisphaerae bacterium genome. Coding sequences within it:
- the xseB gene encoding exodeoxyribonuclease VII small subunit; this translates as MTDKKSKLPNLEKLTFEEAIAKLREIVEQVESGEVGLEDSIEQYELGCRLIQHCRSILDGAEQRIEVLTKTLDGKLAAQAAPQELQGEAGEE
- a CDS encoding radical SAM protein is translated as MIHAEPRQTRRIRFINPRSPLSTIVIPGVIQRMTMGRKALFAPLNLTICAALVPRDWSVEIVDECAMDQPHQARADVDLVGIGAMTTQSARAYEIADAYRRLGITVVMGGIHPSALPDEALQHADAVAIGDAESTLPHVLADFEAGQLKRKYHWQELGTAEITTPRKDLLNPKDYLTFHPIQTTRGCPHNCSFCTTPAIFGRKFRQRPMDKIVEEIREAKEVHGANFFIFSDDNFAGNREWALELCQRLIPLKINWASQCDILISQSDKLLAAMRASGCVGLILGLESVRGETLAEAGKRFVKADSYLWRIKKISSHRISLWGAFIFGFDHDTWETCRDTCRFAQKADLAMACFPILTPYPGTQMHQRFAAEGRIRTRDWLKYNGAGVVYDPKNFTTQELRHAQMSAFCEFYHPRSAMARLKAWPFKKRAWMANLAAYFGLWYYLTGRNRRIPRFADFQDRTSLAWNYHEPPAEPAIESVG